The sequence below is a genomic window from Ipomoea triloba cultivar NCNSP0323 chromosome 10, ASM357664v1.
TGCAACCCTTAGCGCCAAGTATACGAGCAGGTGCTTTGGACTTTGGCGTAGCATGTACAACAACAAACCGCTTTGGCTCCCATCCAGCAGCACTGACTGTGAGCTTCCACCTTTCAGCTATCAGTCTAACAGCATCCCGCTTTTCCTTCAGCATTGGGCAAAAGACATGAACTTTTAGGGCATTAACTCCACCTCTGCCCCTACCAAGGACCAAAAACTTGCATCTTTCTTCCACAGAAAACACCCATTTAGAATCACGCCTGAGAAGGTCTGAAAGCACCTCTGAGACACCAGTATTCTCGCCAAAATGAAGTGCATCTGAATTTGAGGAATTGATACCGAAAGCATCAGCTAGaaccttcttcttctccatctttGCACATTCATCATCACAAATTAGCTTCCTCTGACCAAGTGGAACTTTCTTGCCATTTCCCTCAACAGGTTGAAGTGGCGATGTCAACTTCTGTAATATTGATGCTTCAAAAATACTGTCAGCACTATGTCCACCATTACTGCCCCCCGCATCACATGGAACACTTGCAGTTATCCGACCACAAGAACAAGAAATAGTGACAGGGAATTCACATCTAGTGTCCGGACATGGGGTGGATGGGTGACACAGAGCAGTACATGTGTGTCTACAATCTCTCCGAGGAGCACCACATGTCTGACCACAAGAAGCTCTTGAACCAGCATTGGCCCCTGCAGAAGAATCGCAAGGTGCAGGATGACATGTTCTAGCACATGCATGCAAGCCACACTGCCTGGTCTTGCCACAGAGTTTGTTGCATCTGATGTCCTTCGATCCACAAGGTATATTCCTAAGAACCACATGTCCACCAATGCATTCCTTTGCTATGGGAACCGCACATGGCGGACAGTCCCCAAAGTGGCAGCTGTGAGTGGATGAATGACCACATGGCTGAGGAATTGAGCATGGATACTGGCATGAAGGAGAAGGTGTCCCACATGGCAATGGAGGAGGTATCGAAGTCCTGCCACAAGCACAAGTCAAATCATTGAAAATTGTTTCAAGACAAGGAGGACAATGACCACTGTGACAAAGTGACTCGCAAGAATGCTGTCCACATCTTAGTTTCTTCCCACAAGGCATTGAGCAGAAATGCGGATCCCAATCACCAGTGAGGGAACTATTGGGATTTGAAAGAGGGCAGCAGCGTTCACTGCATCGGTGTCTTCCACAACTCTTCTTCCGCCCACAAGGCCTATCACAAGTAAATATATCATCCTCTGCAAATGTTCTGTAACACTCCACAGTACGAGAAGTTGATCCACACCGACATCGTTGAGTTACAGGCACATGACATGGTGCACAATCACCAGAATGACACACCTTTTCACACCGGTGTACCCCACAACGAAGTGTTTTAGTACAAACTTCTGAACATGTTGGAATTGGATCCAAACAACTGTTTCTAGCTTCTGTTAGGCTAGTTTTTCCACACCAGCATGTCTTGACCTTGATGGGTGATAAGGCACAATCCCCACAAGGGCCTGGATGGCATATTTCATGACAAACATGGTTTCCACAGCTAAGTTTTTTCTCACAATGTGAACTGCAAGAAAACACGCCATTTTCTACTTTGATTTCCCCCTTCACAGCCATGTCACCGCAAAGAACAACCTCAGTTTTCTTTTTGCAGAAACAAGAAGCATTAACAAGAACTTGACAATGGTCACAAGGACCAACATGGCAAATTCGTTCACACTGGTGGCGACCACAAGCAAGAAGCTTGTCACACCGTTGTCCACAGGTAAGAACAGACTTCCTATCAGAGCATCTTGTGGTAATCACCTTCTTTCCACACGGACAGCTTCGTGGGGGAGCAAATGCCTTACAAGGAGGACATGGTCCAGGATGGCACTGCAGGACACAATGATGAGGGCAAAGATCTTCCTTGCTCATGCCAGAACCAGGAACTTCCTTCTCCAATGGCTTCCCACAAGGCTCCCCACAAGAATGTGGTGTTAAATACAAATCGGTCGGCGGGTCCTGCCTTTTCCCACAAAAGCAAATATAGCGGATATCCTTAGAAGAAGTGAGTTGCACATATTGACAACCAGGGCACCGCCAATTAAACCCTTGATTCTTCTCAGCTGATAAGTCAACCGATGTAGGAGCCCTGGCCCATTTCTTGATACAATTCAAGTGAAAGATTGAGTAACAGCTAGAACAAGACCAAATTGATGCAGACCTGCGAACCATATCATAGCAAATCATGCACTCAACTGTTCCTTTCAAGAGCTTCTCCTGAATTTCTTGTACAAGCTGAGGCAAGTTTGGGTCATTTAACTGTTTACTTTCATTGTTATGATCTGGCTCCTTCACCTTCTCTGCCTTGTTTCTTTCACTATTATCCTTATCCCTTCCCATTCCCCTATCTCTCCTTTGATTTGCATATCGAACTGCATTCCTTCGAGGACCTGTATAGCTCCTACTCCGATAGACTTGTGGAACCGATCTATCTTCCAATTCCCTGCCAATCCCAACTGAGCTCAAATTATCAACAGCTACAGCAGGGCTCTCCACAGTGGTTGTCACAGTGGCAGTAGGGGCGGTGGTGGAGGAGGAACCACGTGGAACCCACTCCTGTCTAGCAGTTTGACCAGGATAGTTTCTACCCCGACGGCTATTATCTGACCGGTTACTTTGGACTGGAAAGTTCATATTCTGATCCAAAAACTCCGAACACCCTATATCACTCCCCAGCGCGAGTCTGCTTCTCGAATCCAAAACCCTAGCCCTGTAAAACAGACAGGGAAATGTAGGAATATTCAAAAGAAATTCAAATCGGCAACCAATTTCAATAAATCGAGTttcttaaaaaatgaaaaaattaaataaataaataaataacagaGAAACTCCCACAGTCACACCCAActccaaaattaaatttcttaCAAGCAAACCCTAATTCAACTCCAACACAATCTATCAAACATACTTTCGAATCAAACATTTCTTTCCAAAGAAATACATACATCCACAATCACAATCGCATAGTAAAGAAAGAAATGAAGGAACAAATGAATACCTGATTCCAGAGGAAAATAGTTTAGTAGAATCAGAAGTCATGGGCAAAATTTTTTTGTCCTCGATAGACAAAAATAGGGGTGGgtgtttcggtttcggttttggaaaaatgaaaccattcggtttaataTTATAGTTCAGTTTCGGTTCAGTATTCTGTTCCTCAAACATTACATAACAAAATAGCAAATCCAAACACACTACAAAACATCACATAAGTTATCAAAATAGCAAATTTCCCAAGTCACTTTTTATTCAAAACATACAGAGCTTTTATGTATAtagattttttataaaattttatgaagTCAAAAGTAGAACATAATTGGctatattgaagaaaaattttacaattgGTAATTGTCAAAAACTAAAACCACCAAACCAGAACAACTTAAcgactaaaattacattttctcACTAAATAAACTCTTAGTTGAACAAACCTAAAACCCTAAAAGAGTAAAGTCTAAGCATAGCTCTCAGGTGAGATTTATGAAGATGCAGAATGTAGTACACTTAGCTAGTTAGCTGCACGAAAATGTCAATAACTTCAACAAAATCACCAAAATTGCATTGGTAAAGTGTTTACAGTAAAAAGCACTAGCAAAGAACATAAATAAACACCACCATGAcattaagggaaaaaaaaaaaaaaaaaaaaaaaaaaaagaaactagaGCTGACCCTATATGAAGACCTAACGACGACAACACGATTAAATAACTGTCAGCATAATATATCCAGCAAGACCTCTTAACCATATAGAACGCCACAATATAAAGTTTGATCCAAACTGCAGTTTGAATACACTGCCCCCACTTGATAGCTTATGGAATGAGAACATACACTGCAAATTTGAATAACTGCAATGAATTTCCAATGTTTGACACAACACAGCCGTGTGGCCGTGTCGAACACTGGAATTTCAATGTTCAAAAATAAGAAATACTTTctttcaacaaaaataataaaatcaaaaattCAATTGCCAAATTCGCTTCAAGGAATCAAGGCAGAAATCAGAAACTAAGCAATCAAATTTTCCAGTCTTATTCGACACTCACGGCTCAagcaataaaaaatcaagaatcaaaaataaaaaatcaagttcAAGCCTCCCACGGCAGAAAATTTCTAAATCAAGCCAGAAATTAGAGGAGAGGAGTGGAGGATACCTTCGTCGACGGNNNNNNNNNNNNNNNNNNNNNNNNNTTGCATATCGAACTGCATTCCTTCGAGGACCTGTATAGCTCCTACTCCGATAGACTTGTGGAACCGATCTATCTTCCAATTCCCTGCCAATCCCAACTGAGCTCAAATTATCAACAGCTACAGCAGGGCTCTCCACAGTGGTTGTCACAGTGGCAGTAGGGGCGGTGGTGGAGGAGGAACCACGTGGAACCCACTCCTGTCTAGCAGTTTGACCAGGATAGTTTCTACCCCGACGGCTATTATCTGACCGGTTACTTTGGACTGGAAAGTTCATATTCTGATCCAAAAACTCCGAACACCCTATATCACTCCCCAGCGCGAGTCTGCTTCTCGAATCCAAAACCCTAGCCCTGTAAAACAGACAGGGAAATGTAGGAATATTCAAAAGAAATTCAAATCGGCAACCAATTTCAATAAATCGAGTttcttaaaaaatgaaaaaattaaataaataaataaataacagaGAAACTCCCACAGTCACACCCAActccaaaattaaatttcttaCAAGCAAACCCTAATTCAACTCCAACACAATCTATCAAACATACTTTCGAATCAAACATTTCTTTCCAAAGAAATACATACATCCACAATCACAATCGCATAGTAAAGAAAGAAATGAAGGAACAAATGAATACCTGATTCCAGAGGAAAATAGTTTAGTAGAATCAGAAGTCATGGGCAAAATTTTTTTGTCCTCGATAGACAAAAATAGGGGTGGgtgtttcggtttcggttttggaaaaatgaaaccattcggtttaataTTATAGTTCAGTTTCGGTTCAGTATTCTGTTCCTCAAACATTACATAACAAAATAGCAAATCCAAACACACTACAAAACATCACATAAGTTATCAAAATAGCAAATTTCCCAAGTCACTTTTTATTCAAAACATACAGAGCTTTTATGTATAtagattttttataaaattttatgaagTCAAAAGTAGAACATAATTGGctatattgaagaaaaattttacaattgGTAATTGTCAAAAACTAAAACCACCAAACCAGAACAACTTAAcgactaaaattacattttctcACTAAATAAACTCTTAGTTGAACAAACCTAAAACCCTAAAAGAGTAAAGTCTAAGCATAGCTCTCAGGTGAGATTTATGAAGATGCAGAATGTAGTACACTTAGCTAGTTAGCTGCACGAAAATGTCAATAACTTCAACAAAATCACCAAAATTGCATTGGTAAAGTGTTTACAGTAAAAAGCACTAGCAAAGAACATAAATAAACACCACCATGAcattaagggaaaaaaaaaaaaaaaaaaaaaaaagacaactaGAGCTGACCCTATATGAAGACCTAACGACGACAACACGATTAAATAACTGTCAGCATAATATATCCAGCAAGACCTCTTAACCATATAGAACGCCACAATATAAAGTTTGATCCAAACTGCAGTTTGAATACACTGCCCCCACTTGATAGCTTATGGAATGAGAACATACACTGCAAATTTGAATAACTGCAATGAATTTCCAATGTTTGACACAACACAGCCGTGTGGCCGTGTCGAACACTGGAATTTCAATGTTCAAAAATAAGAAATACTTTctttcaacaaaaataataaaatcaaaaattCAATTGCCAAATTCGCTTCAAGGGAATCAAGGCAGAAATCAGAAACTAAGCAATCAAAATTTTCCAGTCTTATTCGACACTCACGGCTCAagcaataaaaaatcaagaatcaaaaataaaaaatcaagttcAAGCCTCCACGGCAGAAAATTTCTAAATCAAGCCAGAAATTAGAGGAGGAGGAGTGGAGGAGTACCTTCGTCGACGGGAGAGGAGGCGAGGCTTGGAAACGGCGACGAGCAGGTCTCTGGTCTCCAACGAGAAGCAACGAGCAAGTATCTCCGGTGTTAGATCCGGTGTCTGGTCTCCGGCGACGAGAACGGAGTCTCTGCCTCTCTGGCTAGATTAGGTATTAGGGATCTCGGTTTTACACCTCTCTGAGAGTGGATTTAATCGGAGAGGGGAAGAAGAAATGATTTGGGGAAGGAAATTTATAGGGTTGAGACGCATACAAGATCCTATTTGACCGTTTGAGGAAACCTGCTACGTCTATTGGCGGTGacccattttattttattatattagtgtACACTTTATATGTGGATTTGCTTTCATTTTTACTTGGTGCCCAAACAATCCCATTCTATTTGCATTTTGACTTTGACCCCCTTTTTGCTTGGTGCGCAAACACTTATCTGCGTGAAGAGATTCATTACTAGCTCAAGCTCCCGTACGAATAGTGTTCTTCGTGTGATTGTGCAgtcacttattattattattaagtataTGCATAAATGCATCATTAAGTGTTTTGAAATACATTATTAGAtgtcttgtgcttcaataggttgataggttttgaaaatgctactatatatagatattatagatacataatatgttagttACATGTTTATAAAATCAATACCATAcatccaaaataataataaaaaatgttatttttcaaCTAAATAATCTTAAAACTAAACCATAAACATAATATGTCAAACATTAAATTTATGAATATTTAGTTTTAAGTTTATTTAcctacaatttatatattataaatttcgAACAATGTTAGAAATACttaacataatatttttatagtcAACCGACTATATACTTGCATATATAAGTTTGTGCACCTatgttaacaaattatgtatatactaCAAAGGTAAATGTTGAGCAAATgaaaggaggaaaaaaaaaagttactctaattcaagcaaaatGACGTTGTTTTAGATCAAGGTATACAATACAAAGTTTACAatgattcacaatataattttcgAGTTTATCACAaattcgatatatatatatatatatcatcctCCAAATGCGAAGGAAGACTTAGGTAAAAATAGGGTAAATCTCAGTCATAGATCTTGTCCAAATCAACAGTCCAAAATAATGAAGAATTAAAAAACACGTGgtgacattattgtaattttgtgtagtTAAGTTTAGATGTTATTtgtcttctagtgcacattttgcttcttcgagtgcacattttccttcttcaagtgcatattttaCATTCTTTGAGTGTATATGTTTTGTCTCAATacatagggtgtgtttggttggggagtTTAGATATAGGGAAtgtgtatgaaagtgattgctagtgtttggttgataggttttgagaatgctactatgggtttggaatacgccattaatgagaaaactcatactcttattaaataagggtttcatttcacttccttatttcttccccaactattaataatcattcccattccacccaattaccaaacatgctaaatactttcaccaaaacccattacccttaccaagtatttgatacccattccgatttcgattcccaggtgcgaaccaaacgcacccatAGTTTCTCCCTTTGAGTGCATCTTTGTTATTTTGAGTGCACAATTTTGGTCTTCGAGTGCatttttttgtgtcttcaagtgcacatttttgtgccttcaagtgcacaattaTGGGTCAACgtttattatatgttttgtcttctttttgCAATAGTTTATAActaaattttaatgaaatttatgatatttaCAAACAATTTGTAAGGATAATTGAttcaataacacttaagtttaATAACTCTCCCTTTTTGATACCATAATTGCTTAAATTGCATATTTTCATGCCTTCGAGTGCATAAATTTGTCCTtcaattgcatatttatgtgcCTTCAAGTACACAATTATGGACCAATAAGTACACAATTATGCGTTCAGtgaattgaatttttgtttcataactATAACTATTTGTGTTATAAGTTATCTTACTCATgctttaataaataataaataattaaaatgtgaattattattataaatttgagATAGGGTCAAATAAACTCATTCACTACTTACGAATATTCAATTAACACCTTTGACTAAAATAATATCTAAGTTAATGTAACATAACACATTAGTACCAAAATTTCTTCACTTAACATTCTTATAAGGTTTCTTCTACGTAGCCATTCCACAAAGTtgacattaaatttaattaaaaatgactTTAAAACCAATCAAACCCTACAAAAGAACATTCACATTCAATTCAAGACTTTCTTCATCTTTTTTGTCTTCTCAAAACATCAATCTATATGCTCTCCCTCATTGACGTCTGAAGTTGTCTTCCTGATGTGAAATGTTTTGATCAAGTGTGTGAAATTGTCGTTATAGGATGAAAGTTCCAATTTGCACAACTCAAGATTCGTGAAGGAAATTTTATGGATGTCAAAGATGGAAGGtgtaattatgtatattttttctatttgtgtaaatatttgaaTGACCCATTAGTAAATGTTTCGAAAAAATTTCAAGAGAATTGTGGGTGTGATTTTTTCTTTGGAAAGAATAAATTTCATCTACTTGAGAAGAAAATGAGAATGATGCACCTATTTCTGGAATAGATTAATTGAAGAAATTGATTACAACAATGAGGAGTGAATTGATCAGTGAATTTTGTGGTACATCAATATgattgaaaagaaaacaaaaatccacaatctttttttttaagaaatatacTCTTATGGCATTTGTCTTCCATCATCGTGAGATATCTTTATGTTTGGAATTGTAAGTAATTATTTACAtaactaatttaatattaacCAAGTATTATAAAATCCATTCCACCCTCTTATGTTCTAAATCTCTcatctttttcaaaatttgaaattgctcTTCAAGTCCTTATAgctccaccaaaaaaaaaaaaaaaaaaaaaaaaaaaaaaaNTTTACAtaactaatttaatattaacCAAGTATTATAAAATCCATTCCACCCTCTTATGTTCTAAATCTCTcatctttttcaaaatttgaaattgctcTTCAAGTCCTTATAgctccaccaaaaaaaaaaaaaaaaaaaagaaaagaaaaaccatACCCATCACATTAACTATGAATTCCAAAACTCACTTTGATTGagtgtataaaaaataaaaaataaaaaaagatacaaTTAAGGTTTTTACACGGTTTTTTAAAGATACACAGGAAAGAGAAtatggaggaaaaaaataaaaagcaaaagaagaaaatggatCTAACAGGGACAAAACTACTACCTATTAATGCGCCACCGGGCGCTTGCTATGCGCGAAACGCGCACATCTTCGTATGTTTCCAATGCGCCAGTACTGTTCCAAAAACTTGTTTTTGCATGTGAactctattttctctttcttgcAATCTCTTTTCTTCATGTTGATTTTTCTATCTCAAAAACCGTGAAAAAACCTCTACTATGAATGCTCTAACTCTTCTTGTATTAATTAGACCGCTCTATGTCACCATAGCCTGATACATTGTTTACCTGCAAAATTTCTatgaatatttaaattataatttcatcttaaTTCTAAAATGGTTTGAATgtgaaaaaaatggaaaatttcaTTTAACATTACTGTTATAATTGaagatttaatataattaagttaatagttatgaattaaatacaaaaatgtcattatatagaaaaatgttacaaataaaattaccaCCGAAAAGGCAAAAGTAGAATAGTTCTTTCACAAAAGTATAGTGGCGGCAGATTAAATGAGGGAAAACgccaaaggaaaaaaaaatcgccgttgccggggatcgaacccgggtcacccgcgtgacaggcgggaatactcaccactatactacaacgacacAGTTGGAAAGGCGAGGTCTCGTATTTATATGAACTATAAGTATTAGCTTACGAGGGACAAAGTTGCCGTTAATTGTTAACCACCAAAAGAAGCGCGCACGACCGAGTTGTATTACTGAGTTCCCTTTTGTACGAGTTCACTCAGTCCATGGAAACCGCTCGATGCtcaaattttctctctctatctctctcacACAAGTCTCAACAGCCCAGAAAAACTAGCGCGAAAATCAGGTCTTTTGGTTGAAAATTTCATTTGTGGAGATCACGCTATCTGCAATTTTTGAACTATTATTCAAATTTTCTTCtagcaaaagaaaaagaaatgaccAATCGGCTTAAAGAAAAACCGGGCCTTTACTCCCTCgaggttctctctctctctgtgctCGTTCTACAACCTTCTCATTCCAAATCGTTGCCTCAACCTCCCTTAATCATACCTATACATACACTCattttatatatgcatatatgatcccgtttgtttctttgttttcacTTTGTTTGTGCTGCAAATGATGATTGCGTGTGTGTATTTATAAAAGTCAAATTGGGTTTATGTATATGcagaaagaagaggaagagaagGAGTTTGATCTGGGATCCGACGATCCAAAGGCATTGTTTCCCCTCACCATCACTTCTGGGGTCGGGTTTTCTCAATGTTTGTACCTAATTTCcaggaaaaaaggaaaagagaacTGGGCATTCTGAAAAAGGTGATTGGACTAACATGGTGGGTTGTTATGGGTAATGCAGGCGCTATGTATGTTGGGAGATGTTACAGTGGGGCAGGCATATCAGTTTACACGATGGCTGGAGCTGGTACGTAAGTGTAGTACCAATCATTGTTCCTCATCGACCTCATACAGTTGATACTATGCTCTCTAGCTTGATTGTGCTGTTTTTACTACAATGTGGCTTAAATGTCATTCTGTTTATTATGGAGTGATTGCCTTATTTTTCTGAATATTTGCCAATAAGAGACTAAGTTTAGTCCAATAGTCTTCTGATATGATATTACTGGTTTAAAAGGCTTGTACTGTTAAGTGAACTCACAGGAAAGCCAGGGGTGATTGTAtttaagaggaaaaaaaaagacttacaCGAgctaaaaacaaatgaaattgactaaaaatgaatGCTACTTATTTGAACTTAGAAGATTTTGATAGTGgtatgatttcttttcacttaGACAAGAGCTCAATGATAATGGTTTCATTTCATATAGCTTTATATCTGAAGCAGAATATTCGTCA
It includes:
- the LOC116033041 gene encoding NF-X1-type zinc finger protein NFXL1 translates to MNFPVQSNRSDNSRRGRNYPGQTARQEWVPRGSSSTTAPTATVTTTVESPAVAVDNLSSVGIGRELEDRSVPQVYRSRSYTGPRRNAVRYANQRRDRGMGRDKDNSERNKAEKVKEPDHNNESKQLNDPNLPQLVQEIQEKLLKGTVECMICYDMVRRSASIWSCSSCYSIFHLNCIKKWARAPTSVDLSAEKNQGFNWRCPGCQYVQLTSSKDIRYICFCGKRQDPPTDLYLTPHSCGEPCGKPLEKEVPGSGMSKEDLCPHHCVLQCHPGPCPPCKAFAPPRSCPCGKKVITTRCSDRKSVLTCGQRCDKLLACGRHQCERICHVGPCDHCQVLVNASCFCKKKTEVVLCGDMAVKGEIKVENGVFSCSSHCEKKLSCGNHVCHEICHPGPCGDCALSPIKVKTCWCGKTSLTEARNSCLDPIPTCSEVCTKTLRCGVHRCEKVCHSGDCAPCHVPVTQRCRCGSTSRTVECYRTFAEDDIFTCDRPCGRKKSCGRHRCSERCCPLSNPNSSLTGDWDPHFCSMPCGKKLRCGQHSCESLCHSGHCPPCLETIFNDLTCACGRTSIPPPLPCGTPSPSCQYPCSIPQPCGHSSTHSCHFGDCPPCAVPIAKECIGGHVVLRNIPCGSKDIRCNKLCGKTRQCGLHACARTCHPAPCDSSAGANAGSRASCGQTCGAPRRDCRHTCTALCHPSTPCPDTRCEFPVTISCSCGRITASVPCDAGGSNGGHSADSIFEASILQKLTSPLQPVEGNGKKVPLGQRKLICDDECAKMEKKKVLADAFGINSSNSDALHFGENTGVSEVLSDLLRRDSKWVFSVEERCKFLVLGRGRGGVNALKVHVFCPMLKEKRDAVRLIAERWKLTVSAAGWEPKRFVVVHATPKSKAPARILGAKGCTVSSMLQPAIFDPLVDMDPRLVVALFDLPRDADISALVLRFGGECELVWLNDKNALAVFSDPARASAAMRRLDQGSAYYGAVGVPQIGVAPATSNAWGGSSVNKDAGGGPMLKDNAWKQAVVQELNQRETTWGGSEEWTNSSSNMEPGVWKGKEAPPLAAASSNRWSVLDTETAPSSSATSSTVKGSLKKSATNQVSDNETEAQSSDLQGQPQHEGNAAADVVDNWEEACD